The Candidatus Gracilibacteria bacterium genome window below encodes:
- the rsmH gene encoding 16S rRNA (cytosine(1402)-N(4))-methyltransferase RsmH, whose protein sequence is MSDTQKHIAVLYEELIESLRIFETGKNIIVDATLGLGGHATGVIQKLGKGDVFIGLDCDEANLKSATQHLLSIISEKSVENQPTIYCILSNFRDIKEIIRNLSTYQPINKLNELNKLNELTCVYADLGVSSVHFDTAERGFSFRFDGPLDMRLDIGQETTAADIINTLPYDKMAEMFRVYGDEPKAGFITKKILEARKIQPLSTTEELTKIITSISRDALPRVFQALRIAVNDEFGALEKLLSGATDLLLPGGNISIISFHSGEDRIVKNFFRNNSHGEVDQITGQETTQGKLEIITKKPITPTQAEIQANPRSRSALLRVTARK, encoded by the coding sequence CGTATTTTTGAAACTGGAAAGAATATCATCGTCGATGCAACTCTCGGGTTGGGTGGGCACGCCACATGAGTGATACAAAAACTGGGGAAATGAGATGTATTTATTGGTCTCGATTGTGATGAAGCAAATCTGAAGAGTGCAACACAACATCTCCTCTCAATCATATCAGAAAAATCAGTCGAAAATCAACCAACCATTTACTGTATTCTGAGCAACTTCCGTGATATAAAAGAAATCATTCGGAACCTATCAACCTATCAACCCATTAACAAACTAAACGAACTAAACAAACTAAACGAATTAACGTGCGTTTACGCTGATCTCGGAGTGAGCAGTGTGCATTTTGATACCGCAGAACGTGGGTTTTCATTTCGCTTTGATGGACCACTCGATATGCGTCTCGATATCGGTCAAGAAACGACGGCAGCAGATATCATCAATACACTCCCCTATGATAAGATGGCGGAGATGTTCCGCGTCTACGGGGATGAGCCAAAGGCGGGCTTTATTACCAAAAAAATTCTCGAAGCCCGAAAGATACAGCCGCTCTCTACGACAGAAGAACTCACAAAGATAATCACCAGTATCTCTCGTGATGCCCTTCCTCGGGTTTTCCAAGCACTCCGAATAGCGGTCAATGATGAGTTTTGAGCGCTTGAGAAACTTCTCTCAGGTGCAACTGATTTACTGCTTCCATGAGGAAATATATCGATTATTTCTTTTCATTCTGGGGAAGACCGTATCGTCAAAAACTTTTTTCGCAATAACAGTCACGGAGAAGTAGACCAAATAACTGGCCAGGAAACCACTCAATGAAAACTCGAGATCATCACAAAAAAACCTATCACACCAACACAGGCAGAAATACAAGCAAATCCTCGATCAAGAAGTGCGCTTTTGAGAGTAACAGCACGAAAATAA
- the recR gene encoding recombination mediator RecR, translating to MPESLKQLIDAFAKLPGIGEKTAMKLVFYIVTKKIGFLQELSERLLFVEKNISVCPLCHGLKDRDVEMCKYCANDTRDSKTICVIEEYADLLAIEQTGVFRGLYHVLGGSLSPLHGRGPKDLNFGSLMKRLDGVEEIILATNPNFEGEATALYLRENIPQNIRISRLSRGLPNAGYIDYVDSLTLMNALKGRQEYR from the coding sequence ATGCCAGAATCCCTCAAACAGCTGATAGATGCTTTTGCAAAGCTTCCTGGTATTGGTGAAAAAACAGCGATGAAGCTCGTTTTTTATATCGTGACAAAAAAGATATGATTTCTTCAAGAACTCTCCGAACGACTGCTCTTCGTAGAAAAAAATATCTCTGTTTGCCCTCTCTGTCATGGGCTCAAGGACCGAGATGTGGAAATGTGTAAATACTGTGCAAACGACACGAGAGATAGTAAAACCATTTGTGTAATAGAAGAATATGCAGACCTTCTTGCGATAGAGCAAACTGGTGTCTTTCGTGGCCTCTATCACGTCTTGGGATGATCGCTCTCTCCTCTCCATGGACGAGGACCAAAGGACCTCAATTTTGGATCCCTGATGAAACGACTTGATGGTGTCGAAGAAATCATCCTCGCGACAAATCCAAATTTTGAATGAGAGGCCACAGCGCTCTATCTCAGAGAAAATATCCCACAAAATATTCGGATTTCTCGGCTTTCTCGATGACTCCCAAATGCTGGATATATAGACTATGTGGATAGCTTGACACTGATGAACGCACTGAAAGGAAGACAGGAATATCGTTAG
- the def gene encoding peptide deformylase — translation MRLTIQTGTDNPILRAVSKPVKITELHTCKALSEAMLNYIKNPKHHGIGLAAPQVGINKRLIVAGLPTQRDEEGYPLVVMINPTILSSSKATLIDEEGCLSLPGITGNIERSTTIEIEWIDIKGRKMKKKITGFGARVVQHEIDHLDGVLISDKFLK, via the coding sequence ATGAGACTCACCATCCAGACATGAACCGATAACCCAATACTCCGAGCAGTTTCGAAGCCCGTGAAAATAACCGAACTCCATACTTGCAAAGCTTTAAGTGAAGCGATGCTGAATTATATCAAAAACCCAAAACATCATGGAATAGGACTGGCGGCACCTCAAGTCGGTATCAATAAACGTCTTATCGTGGCTGGGCTTCCTACGCAGAGGGATGAGGAGGGGTATCCTCTTGTCGTGATGATAAATCCTACTATTCTCTCCTCCTCAAAAGCAACTCTTATTGATGAAGAGGGTTGTCTCAGTCTGCCTGGAATCACAGGAAATATAGAGCGATCAACGACGATTGAGATAGAATGGATTGATATCAAAGGACGTAAAATGAAGAAAAAAATCACTGGTTTTGGTGCCCGAGTTGTGCAACACGAGATAGACCACCTCGATGGAGTACTTATTTCAGACAAATTCTTGAAATAG
- a CDS encoding class I SAM-dependent RNA methyltransferase — translation MQFLATCTPGVERLVRSELERQNIQITYGQDRLVGFSGDMMTMTTANIWSRTANRIYIELDKIVLTSFDGLFACIESIDWSQWIPGNTPINISATSIRSALSNTPTIQSVTKKAIIRRLSNGDDEWHENMLHQPIEIFILVVADEVHILINTSGHALHKRGYRTLAGEAPIKESLAAAMILLSGWKYIKPFYDLMCGSGTIPIEAAMIARNIAPGLQRDFDFLHFLWYDTALHTEALQEARKKVFKQSYQIFGSDIEPEMIAISEENARRAGVGDTITFTARPLSDLECIDGGHLVTNPPYGKRLESDDLDLLYRDLEDTFLTYHLTGGVITTYDDFPHHASLWSKTNLMNGGDKCQFWRKILQKEES, via the coding sequence ATGCAATTTCTCGCTACCTGTACTCCGTGAGTTGAGCGTCTGGTGCGCAGTGAGCTCGAGCGTCAAAATATTCAGATAACGTATGGTCAAGATCGATTGGTGGGCTTCTCGTGAGATATGATGACGATGACCACGGCGAATATATGGTCACGTACTGCCAATCGTATTTATATTGAACTAGATAAGATAGTTTTGACATCGTTTGATGGACTCTTCGCGTGTATCGAAAGTATCGACTGGAGCCAGTGGATACCAGGAAATACGCCCATCAATATCTCTGCGACAAGTATTCGTTCAGCACTTTCCAATACGCCTACGATTCAGTCGGTGACAAAGAAAGCCATTATTCGTCGACTCTCGAATGGAGATGATGAGTGGCATGAAAATATGCTGCATCAGCCAATCGAGATATTTATTCTCGTCGTCGCTGACGAGGTACATATCTTGATCAATACTTCATGACACGCACTTCATAAGCGTGGATATCGGACTCTGGCAGGGGAGGCGCCCATCAAGGAATCTCTTGCAGCAGCCATGATACTTCTCAGCGGTTGGAAATATATTAAACCGTTTTATGACCTGATGTGCGGAAGTGGCACGATTCCTATCGAAGCGGCGATGATAGCTCGCAATATCGCTCCAGGACTGCAGAGAGATTTTGATTTTCTGCACTTTCTCTGGTATGATACAGCTCTTCATACTGAAGCTCTTCAAGAAGCGAGAAAAAAAGTCTTCAAACAGTCCTACCAAATATTCGGAAGTGATATCGAGCCAGAGATGATAGCTATTTCCGAGGAGAATGCTCGTAGAGCGGGAGTAGGGGATACCATTACTTTTACCGCGAGACCACTTTCAGATCTTGAATGCATCGATGGAGGGCATCTCGTGACAAATCCTCCATATGGTAAACGGCTCGAAAGTGATGATCTTGATTTACTCTATCGTGATTTGGAAGATACATTTCTTACCTACCATCTGACTGGTGGTGTTATCACCACTTATGATGATTTTCCTCACCATGCTTCACTCTGGTCAAAGACGAATCTGATGAATGGGGGAGATAAATGTCAGTTTTGGAGGAAAATTTTACAAAAAGAAGAAAGCTAA
- the aspS gene encoding aspartate--tRNA ligase produces MHRTHTCGQLNAHHLTEKVTLAGWIANRRDHGGIIFIDLRDRYGITQLVFDPQAYENVTKIIESARSEWVIKVEGEVRSRPQGQTNTHLPTGEIEILVHECTIISKAKTPPFEINDHGNINEDIRLKYRYLDLRREVQRKKIEFRAKVNEYTRKWFSEKGFLEVQTPIFTVSSPEGARDYLIPSRLHPGKFYALPQAPQQYKQLLMVAGVDKYFQIAPCFRDEDPRADRHSCEFYQIDCEMSFVHQEDVLEVAENFAKELVTDLCPERKLLTPIFSRLTHREAIEKYGSDKPDLRFDCHFEDFSEVFATSDFSVFTGAIKKGGVVKAFKLPGVAMSRKDIDEVTELAISQGAKGLAYIIYETEGPKSPILKFMSQKELKHLEEKLQPQVGDMIFFGADERELVNKVLGSVRIALRNKYNLVDTNTLSFAWITDFPMFTRDEKTGKLDFDHNPFSSINASVEDLRTMDPLDVYGFQYDLSLNGYEILSGSVRNHDLELLTEAFRMVGRSEEEVKTKFGGMYEAFQYGVPPHGGFAFGVDRLIMILMGEDNIRDIYAFPKSGKAQDMMMNAPSEVDEESLKELHIQLKVGK; encoded by the coding sequence ATGCACCGAACTCATACCTGTGGACAGCTCAATGCACACCATCTTACTGAAAAAGTAACTCTCGCTGGTTGGATAGCCAACCGTCGCGACCACGGGGGAATCATCTTTATCGATCTCCGTGACCGCTATGGTATTACCCAGCTCGTATTCGACCCTCAAGCATATGAAAATGTCACAAAAATCATCGAGTCTGCTCGATCTGAATGGGTGATAAAAGTCGAGGGTGAAGTACGGTCTCGCCCCCAAGGACAAACAAATACCCATCTTCCAACGGGAGAAATAGAGATACTGGTGCACGAATGTACCATTATCAGCAAAGCAAAAACGCCTCCATTTGAGATCAATGATCATGGCAATATCAATGAAGATATCCGTCTCAAATACCGTTATCTCGATCTCCGTCGGGAAGTCCAGAGAAAAAAGATAGAATTTCGTGCAAAAGTAAATGAATACACGAGAAAATGGTTTAGCGAAAAGGGATTTCTCGAGGTACAGACACCGATTTTTACGGTCAGCTCACCAGAAGGAGCGCGCGATTATCTCATCCCCTCTCGTCTTCATCCAGGAAAATTTTATGCTCTACCACAGGCGCCACAACAGTATAAGCAGCTCCTGATGGTCGCTGGTGTGGATAAATATTTTCAGATTGCACCATGTTTTCGTGATGAGGACCCTCGAGCCGACCGTCATAGCTGTGAATTTTATCAGATAGATTGTGAAATGAGCTTTGTCCATCAAGAAGATGTCCTCGAAGTCGCTGAAAATTTTGCCAAAGAACTTGTTACTGATCTTTGCCCTGAGAGAAAACTCCTTACCCCTATTTTTTCTCGCCTCACACATCGAGAAGCAATAGAAAAATATGGTTCCGATAAACCAGACCTCCGTTTTGACTGTCATTTTGAAGATTTTAGTGAGGTATTTGCAACATCAGACTTTTCTGTCTTTACAGGGGCTATCAAAAAGTGAGGCGTTGTAAAAGCCTTTAAGCTTCCTGGCGTCGCTATGTCACGAAAAGATATCGATGAAGTGACCGAACTGGCTATCTCTCAAGGTGCAAAGGGTTTGGCATATATCATCTACGAAACAGAAGGACCAAAAAGTCCTATTCTCAAATTTATGAGCCAAAAAGAACTCAAGCATCTCGAAGAAAAACTCCAACCACAGGTCGGTGATATGATATTCTTTGGAGCCGATGAGAGAGAGCTCGTCAATAAAGTGCTTGGATCGGTCCGTATTGCTCTCCGAAATAAATACAATCTCGTCGATACCAACACTCTCTCTTTTGCTTGGATTACAGATTTCCCAATGTTTACACGAGATGAAAAGACAGGAAAACTGGATTTTGACCATAATCCTTTTAGTAGTATCAATGCCTCCGTGGAAGACCTCAGAACCATGGACCCTCTTGATGTCTACGGATTCCAGTACGATCTTTCTTTAAATGGCTATGAAATTCTCTCTGGATCCGTGCGTAATCATGATCTTGAACTTCTCACAGAAGCATTTCGCATGGTAGGAAGATCTGAAGAAGAAGTAAAAACAAAATTTGGTGGTATGTATGAAGCATTTCAATATGGCGTACCTCCTCATGGTGGTTTTGCCTTTGGGGTGGATCGACTCATTATGATCCTGATGGGTGAAGATAATATCCGAGATATTTATGCATTTCCAAAGTCCGGAAAAGCACAGGATATGATGATGAATGCACCCAGTGAAGTCGACGAAGAAAGTCTCAAAGAACTCCACATACAGCTCAAGGTGGGAAAATAA
- a CDS encoding MgtC/SapB family protein, with translation MTILDIIIRFLEAAALGALVGIEREVIAAHRYADVTKSHSVFGGLRSYTLMAILGAISVYLGEILGSPQNMVIFIGTIVFLFILLSYIYSAFHHDLFGVTSELAALVTFLLGTIVMLGEMQVAIFIGVLLTIMLAYKSRIAPLIDKMGSVEVTNTLKFAVIALIILPLLPDQKYTLQELFVFLPQGHFTTAPFFNPYSIWQFVVVMSGVSYIGYVLSKIYGASKGIIFSGAIGGMVSSTAVTSSMAETSTHAAQHLYPTVIATITACTIMLFRIVIIVTAFNPYLLGTLLIPISAMIITSGVILIWLWRKAKNHDVQSISSTYESPFQIIPALKFAGFIVLIKFFSTLALSYQDFFTHIEWLKNFKDFPIYIISVLSGLADVDAITQDMAEKSALVGQGLSSLAATVAIIIALVTNTAVKIALAKKFGSPKFGSYVFRILGSILGVGVIVLGSMIFISYKNTGLISTNIIPQSPAILFSLGE, from the coding sequence ATGACAATTCTTGATATTATTATTCGTTTTCTAGAGGCAGCGGCACTTTGAGCACTTGTCGGTATTGAGAGAGAGGTGATAGCGGCACATAGGTATGCGGATGTTACCAAGAGTCATTCTGTTTTTTGAGGACTTCGATCCTATACATTAATGGCTATTTTATGAGCCATATCTGTGTATCTCGGTGAGATATTATGATCACCACAAAATATGGTGATTTTTATTGGTACTATAGTATTTTTATTTATCCTTCTTTCTTATATTTATTCTGCATTTCATCATGATCTATTTGGTGTGACGAGTGAATTAGCTGCTTTAGTGACATTTTTGCTGGGTACTATTGTGATGCTCTGAGAAATGCAGGTTGCTATTTTTATTGGAGTTCTTTTGACGATTATGCTCGCATATAAGTCACGTATTGCCCCTCTGATCGATAAGATGGGGAGTGTGGAAGTCACCAATACTCTTAAGTTTGCTGTTATTGCTCTGATTATTCTCCCACTTCTTCCTGACCAAAAATACACACTTCAGGAACTGTTTGTATTTCTTCCACAAGGGCATTTTACTACGGCTCCATTTTTCAATCCTTATAGTATATGGCAGTTCGTGGTGGTTATGTCAGGCGTGAGCTATATCGGATATGTATTGAGTAAGATCTATGGAGCGAGTAAGGGGATTATTTTTTCTGGTGCTATCGGGGGCATGGTGTCATCCACTGCCGTGACTTCCTCTATGGCTGAGACGAGCACTCATGCTGCTCAGCATCTCTATCCCACAGTGATTGCGACTATTACGGCCTGTACGATTATGCTCTTCCGTATTGTTATCATCGTTACAGCGTTTAATCCCTACCTACTCGGGACACTCCTTATCCCGATTTCTGCCATGATTATCACTTCAGGAGTTATCCTCATATGGCTCTGGAGAAAAGCAAAAAATCATGATGTACAATCTATTTCCAGTACCTATGAGAGCCCTTTTCAGATCATCCCTGCTCTCAAATTCGCAGGATTCATCGTACTCATTAAATTCTTTTCGACACTCGCTCTATCTTACCAAGATTTTTTTACCCATATTGAATGGCTCAAAAATTTTAAAGATTTTCCTATTTATATTATATCCGTTCTCTCAGGACTTGCAGATGTCGACGCTATCACGCAGGATATGGCAGAAAAATCTGCTCTCGTATGACAGGGGCTTTCCTCTCTTGCTGCGACGGTGGCCATTATTATTGCATTAGTTACAAATACAGCTGTTAAAATCGCTCTGGCAAAAAAGTTTTGAAGTCCCAAATTTGGATCCTACGTTTTTCGAATTCTCTGAAGCATTTTAGGCGTGGGAGTTATTGTCCTCGGTAGTATGATATTTATATCCTATAAAAACACGGGGCTTATCTCGACAAATATTATTCCGCAAAGTCCGGCAATACTCTTCTCTCTCGGAGAATAA